A window of Polaribacter litorisediminis contains these coding sequences:
- a CDS encoding arsenate reductase family protein → MKKVYFLKTCDTCKRILKEVNTTGFELQNIKENPVTASQLDEMYALSKSYEGLFNKRARLYKSLGLKDKNLTETDFKNYLLEEYTFLKRPVFVVEGEIFIGNSKKVVQELKEKIG, encoded by the coding sequence ATGAAGAAAGTCTATTTTTTAAAAACTTGTGATACTTGCAAAAGAATTTTAAAGGAAGTAAATACAACTGGTTTTGAGCTTCAAAACATCAAAGAAAACCCTGTTACAGCATCTCAATTAGATGAAATGTATGCACTTTCTAAAAGTTATGAAGGCTTATTTAATAAACGTGCAAGATTGTACAAATCTCTAGGTTTAAAGGATAAAAACTTGACAGAAACGGATTTTAAAAACTATCTTTTAGAGGAATATACTTTTTTAAAACGTCCGGTTTTTGTTGTAGAGGGTGAAATATTTATTGGTAATAGCAAAAAAGTTGTGCAAGAATTAAAAGAGAAGATTGGTTAA
- a CDS encoding DUF4252 domain-containing protein — protein MKQLTTILFALFMTTISAQKVAFEKFYTSNKEKSTFSINLSASLAGSFLDDEEDSDLMNIIKKSSDFKLMIFDNEDGVIASDFKKFRRNNQLKTLARVKDKGSKAELFFVEKNNFIREIIIRANSENDNFVLFGLETKITKDELAAMISSSDIKISTD, from the coding sequence ATGAAACAATTAACAACCATTTTATTTGCGCTTTTTATGACTACTATTTCAGCGCAAAAAGTAGCTTTCGAAAAATTTTATACAAGCAATAAAGAGAAATCAACTTTTTCAATCAATTTATCAGCCTCTTTAGCGGGTTCATTTTTAGATGATGAAGAGGATAGCGATTTAATGAACATCATAAAAAAATCGAGTGATTTTAAGTTGATGATTTTTGATAATGAAGATGGTGTAATTGCGAGTGATTTTAAAAAATTTAGAAGAAATAATCAATTAAAAACCTTAGCGAGAGTAAAGGATAAAGGCAGTAAAGCTGAATTATTTTTTGTAGAAAAGAATAACTTTATCAGAGAAATTATTATCCGAGCAAACAGCGAGAATGATAACTTTGTGCTGTTTGGCTTAGAAACCAAAATTACCAAAGATGAATTAGCAGCAATGATTTCTTCTTCAGATATAAAAATTTCAACAGACTAA
- a CDS encoding glycosyltransferase family 4 protein, producing the protein MKPVLIHTHFHKRKTGVTRSVENVLPFFVDNFETYVYGSNIDGPQISTSKLKTILFSDQKTVVHCHRNNEIIRMLWFRFLGAKFTLIATRHAETVPSGLTKFLLKKADKVITLIKSMSNNLGIENTVVGHGVKVSEFLPKNKGILKDVQQKNIILNVGRVRKAKGQLVLLEAAKVLKEHKNWALVIVGKVDKPVFLEELKLIAKKHQIENQVYFINETRDIISYYQAAKIVVAPSFSEGFSLVTAEAMSCECSVIATKNVGVHSELISDTKNGYLFEAGNSAELESLLSKQLKGEIPFLGKQARKEIIKNWSASKEAEGLMNIYKQ; encoded by the coding sequence TTGAAACCAGTTTTAATCCATACACATTTTCACAAACGCAAAACTGGCGTTACTAGAAGTGTAGAAAATGTGCTTCCTTTTTTTGTTGATAATTTTGAAACTTACGTCTATGGTTCTAATATTGACGGACCACAAATTAGCACATCAAAATTAAAAACCATTTTATTTTCGGATCAAAAAACAGTTGTGCACTGTCATAGAAATAATGAAATTATCAGAATGTTGTGGTTTCGTTTTTTAGGAGCAAAATTTACATTAATTGCAACCAGGCATGCAGAAACGGTTCCTTCCGGCTTAACTAAATTTCTTTTAAAGAAAGCGGACAAAGTAATTACGCTCATTAAAAGTATGAGCAATAATTTAGGGATTGAAAATACTGTTGTAGGTCACGGAGTAAAAGTAAGTGAATTTTTACCAAAAAATAAGGGTATTCTAAAGGACGTTCAGCAAAAAAATATCATTCTAAATGTAGGTAGAGTAAGAAAGGCGAAAGGGCAACTTGTTTTGCTAGAAGCTGCAAAAGTTTTAAAAGAACACAAAAATTGGGCGCTAGTGATTGTGGGAAAAGTAGATAAACCAGTTTTTTTAGAAGAATTAAAATTGATAGCAAAGAAGCATCAAATAGAAAATCAAGTCTATTTTATCAATGAAACAAGAGATATCATTTCATATTATCAGGCGGCAAAAATTGTAGTGGCTCCAAGTTTTTCTGAAGGATTTTCTCTCGTAACCGCAGAAGCAATGTCTTGCGAATGTTCAGTAATTGCTACTAAAAATGTGGGTGTGCATTCTGAATTAATTTCTGATACAAAAAATGGTTATTTATTTGAAGCCGGAAATAGTGCTGAATTAGAGTCTCTGTTGTCAAAACAATTAAAAGGCGAAATTCCGTTTTTAGGAAAACAAGCCAGAAAAGAAATCATTAAAAACTGGAGTGCCAGCAAAGAAGCGGAAGGTTTAATGAATATTTATAAGCAATAA
- a CDS encoding thymidine kinase, with protein sequence MFLENTVNHTEQFGWIEVICGSMFSGKTEELIRRLKRAQFAKQTVEIFKPAIDTRYDNEEVVSHNDSRIRSTPVPVSSNIRLLASNVDVVGIDEAQFFDDEIVAVCNDLANRGVRVIVAGLDMDFKGNPFGPMPALMATAEYVTKVHAVCTHTGNLAHYSFRKAQNDKLVMLGETQEYEPLSRAAYYKANKKKQEQIALEKQTEIKNLQKAEHKKDMESNS encoded by the coding sequence ATGTTTCTTGAAAATACAGTAAATCATACAGAACAATTTGGATGGATAGAAGTAATTTGTGGTTCTATGTTTTCTGGAAAAACTGAAGAATTAATCAGACGTTTAAAACGTGCACAATTTGCAAAACAAACCGTAGAGATTTTTAAACCCGCTATAGATACACGTTATGATAATGAAGAAGTAGTTTCTCACAACGATTCTAGAATTCGTTCAACTCCTGTGCCTGTTTCTTCAAATATTAGACTACTGGCAAGTAATGTAGATGTAGTGGGTATTGATGAAGCGCAGTTTTTTGATGATGAAATTGTGGCGGTTTGCAACGATTTGGCAAATAGAGGCGTTCGTGTCATTGTAGCCGGACTAGATATGGATTTTAAAGGAAATCCTTTTGGCCCCATGCCTGCACTAATGGCAACCGCAGAATATGTAACAAAAGTACATGCCGTTTGCACACATACAGGGAATTTAGCACATTATAGTTTTAGAAAAGCTCAAAATGACAAGTTGGTAATGCTAGGTGAAACCCAAGAATACGAGCCATTAAGCAGAGCTGCTTATTATAAAGCTAACAAAAAGAAACAAGAGCAAATTGCCTTAGAAAAACAAACTGAAATCAAAAACCTGCAAAAAGCTGAGCATAAAAAAGATATGGAATCGAATTCATAA
- the alr gene encoding alanine racemase, translating into MNNHVTVLEIDAHALEHNLNYFKKKLRPETKILAVVKAFGYGSDGVKVATFLQDKVAYFAVAYTHEGVALRNAGIKTPILVLHPQIPNLREIVDYRLEPNLYNFKIFNAFLKLADDIPLINYPIHIKFNTGLNRLGFWHTDIPKIISELKKCTHVKVQSLFSHLAASEDLEEQEFTVKQLNNFAHIAKQFYTYLDYEPMLHILNTSGVVNFAKAQFDMVRIGIGLYGFGNDDQETAQLKNTHNLKSIISQIHFIEPGETVGYNRAFVAKSPTKSATIPVGHADGISRKLGNKKGYVLINNQKAKIIGNVCMDMIMVDVTKIDCHEGDEVLIFNSQKAIKHIAHISETIVYETLTAISQRVKKVLKY; encoded by the coding sequence ATGAATAATCATGTTACAGTTTTAGAAATTGATGCCCATGCGCTAGAACACAATCTCAATTATTTCAAAAAAAAATTACGACCTGAAACTAAAATTTTAGCGGTAGTTAAAGCTTTTGGTTATGGAAGTGACGGTGTTAAAGTGGCTACTTTTTTACAAGATAAAGTAGCTTATTTTGCGGTTGCGTATACACATGAAGGTGTTGCTTTAAGAAATGCAGGTATAAAAACCCCTATTCTTGTTTTGCATCCTCAAATACCCAATTTAAGAGAAATCGTAGATTATCGTTTAGAACCAAATTTATATAATTTTAAAATTTTTAATGCTTTTTTAAAATTAGCAGATGACATTCCTTTAATCAATTATCCTATTCATATCAAGTTTAATACGGGTTTAAATCGACTAGGTTTTTGGCATACAGATATTCCTAAAATTATTTCTGAATTAAAAAAATGTACGCATGTTAAAGTGCAATCTCTCTTTTCTCATTTAGCAGCTAGCGAAGATTTAGAAGAACAAGAATTCACAGTAAAACAATTGAATAATTTTGCACACATAGCAAAACAATTCTATACATATTTAGACTATGAGCCGATGTTGCATATTTTAAATACTTCTGGGGTTGTCAATTTTGCAAAAGCACAATTTGATATGGTACGAATTGGCATTGGTTTGTATGGTTTTGGAAATGATGATCAAGAAACTGCTCAACTAAAAAACACCCATAATTTAAAATCTATTATTTCTCAAATTCATTTTATTGAACCCGGTGAAACCGTAGGTTACAACAGAGCTTTTGTTGCAAAAAGTCCTACTAAATCTGCTACAATTCCTGTAGGTCATGCGGATGGTATCTCTAGAAAATTAGGAAATAAAAAAGGCTACGTACTTATCAACAACCAAAAAGCAAAAATTATTGGTAATGTTTGTATGGATATGATCATGGTGGATGTTACTAAAATTGATTGTCATGAAGGTGATGAAGTGCTTATTTTTAATAGCCAAAAAGCCATTAAACATATAGCACATATTTCTGAAACCATAGTTTACGAGACTTTAACGGCTATTTCTCAACGTGTTAAGAAAGTATTAAAGTATTAG
- the mscL gene encoding large conductance mechanosensitive channel protein MscL — protein sequence MLKEFKDFAMKGNLIDIAVGFVMGAAFKQVVTSFTGGIVSPLIGLLFSADLKKLKWIVKEGVADDTGKIIGEVVVLYGDFLTNVIDFIIVAFVMFMIVKGVNATKKKEAPAPPPAPKGPSQEDLLAEIRDLLAKK from the coding sequence ATGCTTAAAGAATTTAAAGACTTTGCAATGAAGGGAAACCTAATTGATATTGCAGTAGGTTTTGTTATGGGAGCTGCTTTTAAGCAAGTAGTAACCTCTTTTACTGGCGGAATTGTTTCTCCTTTAATAGGCTTATTATTTAGTGCAGATTTAAAAAAATTAAAATGGATTGTTAAAGAAGGTGTTGCCGATGATACTGGAAAAATTATAGGGGAAGTAGTCGTTTTATATGGCGACTTTTTAACCAACGTTATCGATTTTATTATCGTAGCTTTTGTAATGTTTATGATTGTTAAAGGCGTAAACGCTACTAAAAAGAAAGAGGCACCTGCTCCACCTCCAGCTCCTAAAGGACCAAGTCAAGAAGATTTATTGGCTGAAATTAGAGATTTATTGGCGAAAAAATAA